From a single Planococcus shenhongbingii genomic region:
- a CDS encoding helix-turn-helix domain-containing protein has translation MEIGERIRQVRIHKGMTQTELINGICSNTYISKIESGKAKPSYSFIVKIAKVLEVDTEFLLNVNMKNVEPDVHRIYESYISSRKINSQDLALLKLHSKENHSNSTLIKIYCVLISYYTTFDMEEAHQIVEQAKNIISPAQSTFENEISYYFHSLYKYFNKNKNYSEALFYASLHLDSLQHEGTSLRAAKAYLNLAQVRTKMDEDLELARLYTKKALQIFKDQDFKGGIANSLAQLAIQYHRNDLYDDALKILDELSQFSKEVNEDYYAPILSYNYGRIYQKQKQFDQAVSYMLQSIEYDIKANKEEETIHALKVLSKISIERKNWEEAGEYLKKAFRLTNLYNLPNSYIQLLHLRSQIYKARFDFPSYEKELQQAVQLAQEGNYPLLIKEISIELAEHYHEARAYKMAAKYYQFALLR, from the coding sequence ATGGAAATAGGGGAAAGAATACGCCAAGTTCGGATACATAAAGGAATGACTCAAACAGAGTTGATCAACGGAATTTGCTCCAATACATACATCAGCAAAATCGAAAGTGGCAAAGCTAAGCCTTCTTATTCATTTATCGTGAAAATCGCGAAAGTGCTTGAAGTGGATACAGAGTTTCTGCTCAATGTGAATATGAAAAATGTAGAACCGGATGTCCACCGAATTTACGAAAGTTATATCAGTTCCAGAAAAATCAATTCCCAGGACCTCGCTCTACTAAAACTCCATTCTAAGGAAAACCATTCAAATTCCACTTTGATTAAAATATATTGTGTTTTGATTTCGTATTACACCACTTTTGATATGGAAGAAGCTCATCAAATAGTCGAACAAGCTAAGAACATTATTTCACCTGCCCAATCCACTTTCGAGAATGAAATTTCTTATTATTTTCATAGCCTTTACAAATATTTCAACAAGAATAAAAACTATTCAGAAGCTTTGTTTTACGCGAGTCTTCATCTTGACTCCTTACAACACGAAGGAACATCGTTGCGGGCAGCAAAAGCTTATTTGAACTTGGCTCAAGTCCGAACAAAAATGGATGAAGATTTGGAATTAGCGAGATTGTATACAAAAAAGGCTTTACAGATCTTTAAAGATCAGGATTTTAAAGGAGGAATCGCAAATTCTTTGGCTCAATTAGCCATCCAATACCATCGAAACGATTTATATGATGACGCATTGAAGATTTTGGATGAACTTTCTCAATTCTCAAAGGAGGTTAATGAAGATTACTATGCACCAATTTTGTCTTATAATTATGGACGCATTTATCAAAAACAAAAGCAATTCGATCAAGCGGTTTCATACATGCTCCAGAGCATTGAATATGACATAAAAGCAAATAAAGAAGAAGAAACCATTCACGCCCTTAAAGTTCTAAGTAAAATAAGCATCGAAAGAAAGAACTGGGAAGAAGCGGGTGAGTATTTAAAGAAAGCTTTCCGCCTGACCAATTTGTACAACCTGCCCAATTCTTATATCCAGCTTTTGCATTTGAGATCCCAGATCTATAAAGCCCGGTTTGATTTTCCTTCCTATGAAAAAGAACTTCAGCAGGCAGTTCAGTTGGCACAAGAAGGAAATTATCCGTTGCTCATCAAAGAAATCAGCATAGAACTGGCAGAGCATTATCACGAGGCCCGCGCCTATAAGATGGCAGCCAAATATTATCAATTTGCCCTCCTTCGATAA